tccacatgccgtgtggccaaaaaaataaaaataaattttaaaaaaataattaatattataaattttttagTAGATTCACTAATGTTGAACTGCCCTTCCATTCTCAGGGTAAGCCACAGTTAGttatgatatattttcttttagtgtGCTATGAGTTTTGGAATGAACTTTTATAAGTGATATTGGCATATAGCTTTCCTTTACTAGgtttagatttcatttttaaactcacttaaaaataatttagggggcttccctggtggcacagtggttaagaatccgcctgccactgtaggggacatgggttcgatccctggtccaggaagatcccacatgccacggagcaactaagcccgtgcaccacaactactaagcctgtgccctagagcctgtgagccacaactactgagcctgtgagccacaattactgaagcctgagtgcctagagcccgtgctccgcaacaagaacaatgagaaggctgcacactgcaatgaagagtagccactgcttgctgcaactagagaaagcccacgtgcaacaacgaagtcccaacgcagccaaaaataaaataaaaaattttaaataatttggaatttttttcttttttttaacatgctgGGCTACTTTAAATATTGGGCTACATGCTTTCTAAAGTTTTGATAATCTTCAAGATAGTTTTTGGAGAAGGTCTTTGACtactttctctgtattttcttagaaaattacCCTTTATTGCCATAGTAGTTccttacaattttcaaaatattctgttttattaataatttgttAGTGTCAAGAAGTGTAAAGGGTCTGAAattttaccctacttgcaagctaacaagtaGCCTACAGCAGTGTCATGGttgctggcagaagacacaagaCTCCTAAGCCAAAGGCAAAGGATTTTATTGCTCAAAGCACAACAAGCAGCATGAACATCAACATATTTGCCTTGTTCCTCTTTGCCCACAAGTTCCATGGGGGTGATACGGATGGTCCAGGTAGATAACTGAACATTCAGTGAGCTGCCTTATGGGAGAGGACCTGGAGTTTAGAGAACCCAAATCTTTCATAATGGGCAATACACACGCATGACCTTTGCTTTGAGGGAGATACTACCTTTAATATATTGAACAGTTAGCAAACCTGTATGTTGATTTACAGAGAGTATTTCTACCTTCCAAGGGTATTTGTTATACAAACATTCTCAAAATGATAGTCCAGAACAAAGGTAGTCAGTGCTTCTGCTTGCAAGATGTGCTCTGATACCTagttgctattttttattttgtttgaatgctttccttttttttttctttaaaaaaatttttttttaaatttattatttttggctgtgttgggtctttgtagctgtgcgtgggctttctctagttgtggtgagcgggggctactcttcgttgcggtgcatgggcttctcattgcggtggcttctcttgttgcagagcacaggctctaggcgcgcagactcagtagttgtggctcgtgggctccagagcgcaggctcagtagttgcagtgcacgggcttagttgctccatggcatgtggcatcttcccggaccagggatcgaacctgtgtcccctgcattggcaggcagattcttaaccgctgtgccaccagggaagtccctcctgttTTTTCTTATTATCTTAGCAGATggttaatatatttcatttaatttttttcaagcaaCCTGGGTTTTTCACTTGCatattaatttcattatttttctgttatctaATTAATGAAgttctgcatttattttaatttattctctcCTGGGTTCCTCAGTATATTTTGTTGTTCTTAATTTTTGAGTGGGAtactcatatatttttttctttcatttctattgcTCTAAGTATTTAAATGTATTGAtgaattttcttctaagatcTGTAGCTGTATTTCATAGATTCTTGATAATGTGGTGTTTTCAATATTCTAgaaattcttcaattttttaaatttagtaaatagttttaaaatttggaagTGAATATGTCTCttggttttatgattttatttctcattttgtttcacAGTGATTAGGCTATGATTTGAGTCATTTCAAcagttttatacatttatactgtAGTCGCAGAAAAATACTTTCCTATCTCTCCTATCCCATCTCCTCCCATCTCTTTTCTTACTTCATTTGCATTTAGATATTCTTCACTCAAGTCCCCCATCTGGGTCACTGTCTTCACGCTCACATCTAACATAGCCTTTATTTTTACTCTCTTGCACTCAGGTGATACCAAATCCCATTCCATAGTTGACAGCCATTCTGCTGTACTCAATATCTACACATGCCTTTTTGCTCAGGATTTAATAAGCCTGTCAATATTAGCATgattgaaaaatatttgagatCGTTCTCTGGGAAGTATGAAAGTTGCTGTGGCTATGTGGGATTGGAGAGGAGCACCTAGGGAAGATATGGAGGAGCAAGTGTTTGAGTAAATGTAGCACTGATGTAGTAATCGTATGAACTCCGGTGGAGATAAGCAAGTCATTGTAGTACAGTATAAAAGATTAAAggcagggcctccctggtggtgcagcggttaagaatccacctgccagtgcaggggacactggtttgagtcctggtctgggaagatcccacatgctgtggagcagctaggcccatgcaccacaactactgagcctgcactctacagcccacgagccacaactactgagcccacgtgccacaattactgatgcctgcatgccacaactcctgaagcccgcgtgacccaactactgaagcctgcatgcctagagcctgtgctccgcagcaagagaagccactgcaatgagaagcccatgcaccacaacaaagagtagcccctgctcactgcaactagagaaagcctgcgcgcagcaacgaagacccaactcagccagaaataaaatttaaaaaaaagattagagaCAGATGTACATATTTGTTAGTGACTACATAattgtgggaattaaatgagtAACATCTATTGTGAATTTGGGGTTGCTTATTCAATAGTAAGTGAACTTAGAATCATTTCTGCCACTGGGAAAACTTAGGGGTAAGAGACTAACAGAATAACAagtgagaaaattaataaatatattattccaaaattgagaaaaatgttaTAGAGACGAGCAACACGTTGCTGGGATAGAGCATAAAGTGCCTAGACTTAAATAGGATCAACAGGAATATCTTTTCTGAAGAAGTGATTTTTGATTAGAGATCTGAGGATGAAGAGAAGTCAACCACGCAAAGTCAGGATTTCTCAAAGAAGGAGCAACCTGTCAAGAGCCCTATTTAATGGCAACAGTTGCATTAAACATTAAACAGTGCATTTTGTGAGCTGAAAAGAGGCCTTTATGGCATGAACAGAGAGAGTAAATGGGAGAGGAGTTGATAAACAGAAGCCTTATTATTCATGCTCaggtatttctattttattctaattgTAAAGAGAAATCATTGAAAACGTTTAAGTAGAGAGACTCAAACATTGATCAGCAACAGTCATTTATTGTCAGAtataaataagaacaaaacaaaaacgtgCAGGAACTAGTCCTGTAGGTCTTGTTTCAGTCAAACATATCTCTGTATAGTTTTAACAGACCTTTAGGTGATTCTTACACACACTTAAATCAGGCCTCCACTGATTTACCTTGTTTCCCTAATCACCAACCTCACCTCCATTCCTGAACTTTCTTTattctctgtttcctttgctttgttttgaaatatatgaGAATATAGTCTGTTCCATAATACAGTTAATAATCTGTAATACAAATTAGCTTAGTAATGATATGAAGTAGGGAATGATATCAGTATAATGTGGAACTTAGTTGTTTCACAGGTAATTTTCCTAGTTGAATAGTAGAATACTACTATTCTGCCAGAATAGTAGAAATAGATTTATAACATTCAGCAGGAAAGGCAAAAGCCTTTAATTTGATACTTTATTGTTGAGAGCCCTTACACCTctatattaagaaaattaataataaatgccTACATTCAGGGCTCCCTCCCCAGACATGGATACCATCAACCCTGCATGTCTCCTAGCTGATGACAGGTTTCACTTCATCCTATTTCCATCTTAATGGTAGCCTCACTGGCTCAGGGCTTTATTTTCATGTACAATGTCTCAGCACCTGAAATccagtgttttcagttttttgtgtgtgcattttaatATCCATGATGCAGCCTTCAGCTGTGTTAAGCTGCCTTTCAGGTTATCTCTTGAGATAtcaattattatatttgttagtgTTCTGCCAATAAAATTGCATAGATTTGAGTGTTCTTCTCCAGCCCTGTTTTCCCCATAAACTGTAATTTTTGGTGTGTAATTTTACAGAAGATAGCTTTTTTTAGGTACACATATGTGTTATTGTAGCAGGAATGCCTATCTTCTAGAGATGTCTAATCCATTCACTGGTAATGATGCTGAAAATTCAGCCTTTGTGCACCAGTGCCGAATTGAATCTCGGAGAtggagttttgggtgaagtagaaaagaacggctttattgctttgccaggcaaagggggacacagcaggctagtgcctcaaaaactgtgtgtcccaacccaggaggatttggtgaggagtttatagcagtggttcaagggtggggttgctgataaggatcagagtgtgtgcagggcctgtattcctttaatctggcctcaggttgtctcctgatgagcttctcgaggttatcaaactgtgacttTCTCTCTGGAACGTCTTCTGTTTGGtaggggttttagttctgcagaagagctcaaagttactgttatgtgtatcccttgaggtggaaccaggacccccccaccccgcaaggctgtactgttgtttcttgactgctccttccttgtttctgcatcccctcccttccctgattagcagctgttcaaatctgccctttggaactcagggaaggtcatggaggctggagtctgttccctgcaaacaaagaaatgggggacacagaaaggcttctgtgcccaggagccccacagggtcctgctcagtttcagtaaTAGGCATTATTTTaggtgctttttatttctgtatagttttctttcttctggaaCCGGAAAACAGCGTGTAtttgctttcttgttttctttcagacTTGGAGTCCAGATACAGGACCAATACTTTATCTCCAGAAAAGGACatttatgaaatatattcattCCAGTGGGAGATAATGGAAAGAATTAAAAGCTATGGCCTTCAGGACTCCATTTTTAGAAATGATTGGGAATGCAAAAGCAAGATTGAGGGGCAAAAGGAACCACAAGAGGGATATTTTGGGCAAGTGAAAATTGCTTCTGAAAAAATGTCCACTTACAAAAGGCATAATCTTCTTGCTGAGTATCAGAGAATTCATAATGGAGAAAAGTtatatgaatgtaaggaatgtagGAAGACTTTTATTCGTCGCTCAACACTTAGTCAACACCtgagaattcatactggtgaaaaaccttacaaatgtaaagaatgtgggcAGGCCTTTAGACAGCGTGCACACCTTATTAGACATCACAAActtcatactggtgagaaaccctatgaatgtaaggaatgtgggaaggcctttacAGTCCTCCAAGAACTTACTCAACATCAGAGACTTCATACTGGTGAAAAgccctatgaatgtaaggaatgtggaaaggcctttAGAGTACATCAGCAGCTTGCTcgacatcagagaattcacactggtGAGAAGCCCTATGAATGTAAGGCATGTGGGAAGACTTTTAGGCAGTGTACACACCTTACTCGACATCAGAGACTTCATACTTCTGAGAAGCTCTATgagtgtaaggaatgtgggaaggccttcgtATGTGGTCCAGACCTTAGAATACATCAGAAAATTCATTTtggggagaaaccctatgaatgtaaggaatgtggaaaggctTTTAGAATATGCCAACAGCTTACTGTCCATCAGAGtattcatactggtgagaaaccctatgaatgtaaagaatgtgggaagACTTTTAGATTAAGGCAACAACTTGTTCgccatcagagaattcatactcgtgagaaaccctatgaatgtatgGAATGTTGGAAGACCTTTAGTAGTTACTCACAACTTATTTCCCATCAGAGCATTCATATTGGTGAGAGACCTTATGAATGTGaagaatgtgggaaggcctttagaCTACTCTCACAACTTACTCAACATCAGAGtattcatactggtgagaaaccttatgaatgtaaggaatgtagAAAGCCTTTTAGATTGCTCTCACAGCTTACTCAACATCAGAgtattcatactggagagaaaccttatgaatgtaaggaatgtggtaAAGCTTTTagactttattcttttcttactcaacaccagagaattcatactggtgagaaaccctaCAAATGTAAGGAATGTAAGAAGGCCTTTAGACAACATTCACACCTTACTCAACATCAGAAAATTCATAATGGAATTTAATACAAGAAGGCTTTCAAATGTACATTATGTTACAGAACATCAGaaaattcatttttgagaaaatttatTTCATGCTCATAACTAAGCATTAAAAAgtttatatttcagaaaaaattgTTGCTTTAAAACCTTCCACCACCATTCAAACATTGTTTATCTTCAGCAAATTTATATGAGGAAATAGTATAATGAATGCAGGAAAATCTTTAGCCTTATCTCTCATTATTGCCATTTCACCCCTTTATTACCAGTGTGTTATTAGATAAGGTACTTAAATTTCTGTGCCTCATTTTGCTCACTTGTAAAATGGTGATAGTAGTACTTATGtatattagttatttattgctgtgtaataaattaccacaaacttagtagcttaaaataatacacattatctcagtttctgtgggtcaggagtctagGCATAACTTAGTTGGGTCCTCTGCTTCAGGGCCTCTCacaaggctaaaatcaagatTTCAACCATGGCTGAGTCTCATCGGAAGGCTCAGCTGGGGAATGGATCCACTTCCAACCTCATGTGCTTGTTGACCAAATTAATTCACTGAGGGCTGTTGTGCTGAGGTCCTCAGTTTCTAGCTGGCTGTTGGCTAAAGGCTGACTTCAGTTCCTTGCTACATTGGCCTCTTCAAGGTGGCTGCTTACTTCTTCAGAGTGTGCAAGCCAAGGAAGCAAGAGGCTGCTAGCATCAAAGAAGCTATCATCTTGTGTAATCTAATCAttgaaatgacattatttcatcgCCTTTGCTATCTTCTTTTGGTTAGAAGCAAGGAACTAGGCCATCCTACACTCAAGGGAACAGGCTTACACAAGAGTATGAATACCAGGAGGAAGGGACTACTGGGGCCAATTCAGAGTCAGCCTGCTACATCATGTAATAGAATTGTTGTGAGGAGTGAGTAGTTAATACTTGGAAAAATAGCAGCCACAAAGCATGTTTTCTGTAAATATTACCTATAGTTGTTATTAACATCATTAGTATTAGTGAATTCATATGAAAGGAATATCCTATAGAAGTAATAAATGTAGAAATGCCTCCTGTCACTGCTCAGCACTTACTAAACTTAAGATAATTTATTCTGGATAAAATCTAGGAGGTTATATTGAATGTGAGAAGTTCTTCATCACTTGAGCTGCATCCAAAATTTCATGCTGAAAAGAAACCTTATGAATTTCATGAATATGAGGTTGTTAAGAGTACAACTATTAGAAGAATCAAAgagaaatatgaaattattttcccatAATAAATTCCAAAGAGTAAATGTTTTATAATCCCTCATCTCTGACCACCATTCAATTAATTAGAAATTATCAAAAAGGTGGCATAAAGGAACTAACCACTTGGAaatttaattgtgtgtgtgtgtgtatgatgctcttgtataaaagaaagaaaacattctatTACAGTCAATATactttttgatgctcaaattgccCCATCTTCAGCCAGTGGGAGTTGGGTCTTTTCACATGACCCCAATAGCAGTTTGATAGTTTACTCAGTTATGGCTGTTATGGAAAATGCTTGGGAACCAACTCATCATTCTGAAAAccaataaataaagggaaaaataagtatttattttgcttttcccaTGTGAATCAACATTCAGAGTCACCCAAAGCTcatcaaattaaatttttttttaatttaagaaatctcaccagtaaatacagaaaaattgatAGGATTAGAAAAATTTTCTAGTTCCTAATGGAATAATGGGTCCAGAAAATGATCTTCAGTGGATATTAAAACTATTTGGGAAAAAGTTTATAGTGAGAACGTTATATTGGATTTATCAAGCTGACCACCTCTGAGCCCTTTATTCAATTTTAACCTCTATAAAGGTGGGACTATCAGACAATAGGCACCTCCTGATACAATGCAATTAGGAAGTACATACCACTACCTATGAAGTCTTATTGCCAAAATAATGAACTGAAGGAATCAAACCttcaaatcaaaaaaaattttaaagccaatAATTTGGGAAATAGATGAAAAAGTAAATGGCACCGCAAGGAAGCAGCCAAGCAGATCCAGAATGTGTAAAATTCTACAAAACAAATGACCTGATTTCTTCAACTAATGagtggcaggaaaaagaaaagaagggcacTGTTAACAGATTTAAAAAGACAAGAGGCATATCAACTAAATTCAATATGTGGGTATTATTTGGACCCAGATtgaacaaaatgtaaaacaacatTTTGGAGACTGGGGGTAATGTGGATATGCACTGAGtattaaatgatttttagaaatattagtTTTGTTAAGGATGATAATGTCAATGTGGTTATTAAAAGAGAACATCCTATGTGttagagatacatatatatgaaataagatACTCAGATTTGCATTAAAATAACtccagcaaaagaaaaagaaagtagcaAATTGGCAAAGAGCTAGAAAGTAGATtagcaaaatgttgataattacTGAAGTAGAGTGGCTGTTTATGGAGGATTCATTGTTCtaacattttaacttttttatgtatttgaaataataaaatatttaaaatcaaagcTGAAATTATACACTACTTAAGAAATGATTGTTAATGAGATGCCTGCATATCTAAATTTGTCAGATGTAACCAAAGTTCTATTCAGTGAGAAATGTGTGACCCTGAATGCATTAAGGAAACTTCGTTTGTGGACCCAGTCTTCATCTTCTTCACTTACCTGCAGCAATCAGTGCTGGGCCTGTCACGTAGATAAATGTATTAAAGGAATGAATAAGCATTtatgtcaagaaacaagaaacagaacaaaGTAAAACcaacacaagagaagcaaagtacaattgaaagtagaaattaagagattagacactagcaGACTTCCAATGTTAATGACTGTATCTTGGCAGGTCtaatcaaggaaaagaaaatgaaatataaacattCAGCATTAATGATGATAAAAGTGATTACAGATTAtcaataaattttccttttaattataaGGTAACACTGTATGTACTATATATATTCCAATGTGTGTAAAAATATAGAgggattacattttcttctctaagtatGTTATCACAATTgactgtgctctagaacccacagACCAACAAATAAATGTGTCTGTGTATGAAGTTCCTGTTTAAGGAAAAATTGTGATAGTTGTGTAGGTAAAAACCTTAAGAATAGATAATCCTTACCAAGATTTTACCAATTAATTTTACACAGGTGAAATAATCTGATACAAAACTAGATGAAGATAAGGAGCAAAATCTAGACCAGCTTCACTTATGAAAATTCTATTCTTCATAATTCTAAATAGTTATATttagaatttcttacaaaatcagTCTTCACTAATAGGCCAGTGTTTTGCCTTTCCCAAGTACAAAGTATCTCCAGAAGACCAGTGTTTAACCAACATTCTCCACAAGTTTGTTTCAAGGAATACTAGTCCTTGATGATATTTGAAAAAAGGTATCTTGGGAAAAAGTGTAAATGAAACGAAGGATAAAGTATCTACTTCTGGGGGAAATCCAAGTACACGTTATCAGCTTGT
This region of Balaenoptera acutorostrata chromosome 19, mBalAcu1.1, whole genome shotgun sequence genomic DNA includes:
- the ZFP14 gene encoding zinc finger protein 14 homolog isoform X2; translated protein: MTCGVFLSRAGSVTFRDVAIDFSQEEWEFLDSAQRDLYKDVMWENYSNFISLAGPSISKPDVITLLDEGKEPWMVVRERTRRHHPDLESRYRTNTLSPEKDIYEIYSFQWEIMERIKSYGLQDSIFRNDWECKSKIEGQKEPQEGYFGQVKIASEKMSTYKRHNLLAEYQRIHNGEKLYECKECRKTFIRRSTLSQHLRIHTGEKPYKCKECGQAFRQRAHLIRHHKLHTGEKPYECKECGKAFTVLQELTQHQRLHTGEKPYECKECGKAFRVHQQLARHQRIHTGEKPYECKACGKTFRQCTHLTRHQRLHTSEKLYECKECGKAFVCGPDLRIHQKIHFGEKPYECKECGKAFRICQQLTVHQSIHTGEKPYECKECGKTFRLRQQLVRHQRIHTREKPYECMECWKTFSSYSQLISHQSIHIGERPYECEECGKAFRLLSQLTQHQSIHTGEKPYECKECRKPFRLLSQLTQHQSIHTGEKPYECKECGKAFRLYSFLTQHQRIHTGEKPYKCKECKKAFRQHSHLTQHQKIHNGI
- the ZFP14 gene encoding zinc finger protein 14 homolog isoform X3; the protein is MAHGSVTFRDVAIDFSQEEWEFLDSAQRDLYKDVMWENYSNFISLAGPSISKPDVITLLDEGKEPWMVVRERTRRHHPDLESRYRTNTLSPEKDIYEIYSFQWEIMERIKSYGLQDSIFRNDWECKSKIEGQKEPQEGYFGQVKIASEKMSTYKRHNLLAEYQRIHNGEKLYECKECRKTFIRRSTLSQHLRIHTGEKPYKCKECGQAFRQRAHLIRHHKLHTGEKPYECKECGKAFTVLQELTQHQRLHTGEKPYECKECGKAFRVHQQLARHQRIHTGEKPYECKACGKTFRQCTHLTRHQRLHTSEKLYECKECGKAFVCGPDLRIHQKIHFGEKPYECKECGKAFRICQQLTVHQSIHTGEKPYECKECGKTFRLRQQLVRHQRIHTREKPYECMECWKTFSSYSQLISHQSIHIGERPYECEECGKAFRLLSQLTQHQSIHTGEKPYECKECRKPFRLLSQLTQHQSIHTGEKPYECKECGKAFRLYSFLTQHQRIHTGEKPYKCKECKKAFRQHSHLTQHQKIHNGI
- the ZFP14 gene encoding zinc finger protein 14 homolog isoform X1; this encodes MGENRQIKQAAELIENIISAQVWLIWTLYFSNREVLKRTDRFLQLETMAHGSVTFRDVAIDFSQEEWEFLDSAQRDLYKDVMWENYSNFISLAGPSISKPDVITLLDEGKEPWMVVRERTRRHHPDLESRYRTNTLSPEKDIYEIYSFQWEIMERIKSYGLQDSIFRNDWECKSKIEGQKEPQEGYFGQVKIASEKMSTYKRHNLLAEYQRIHNGEKLYECKECRKTFIRRSTLSQHLRIHTGEKPYKCKECGQAFRQRAHLIRHHKLHTGEKPYECKECGKAFTVLQELTQHQRLHTGEKPYECKECGKAFRVHQQLARHQRIHTGEKPYECKACGKTFRQCTHLTRHQRLHTSEKLYECKECGKAFVCGPDLRIHQKIHFGEKPYECKECGKAFRICQQLTVHQSIHTGEKPYECKECGKTFRLRQQLVRHQRIHTREKPYECMECWKTFSSYSQLISHQSIHIGERPYECEECGKAFRLLSQLTQHQSIHTGEKPYECKECRKPFRLLSQLTQHQSIHTGEKPYECKECGKAFRLYSFLTQHQRIHTGEKPYKCKECKKAFRQHSHLTQHQKIHNGI